Below is a window of Halomicrobium mukohataei DSM 12286 DNA.
GCGAGATGTCGAGCTCGCGTTCGAGCGTCGTCTGGACGTCGTCGCTGGGGAGCGTGTCGCCGTGTTCGAGCTTGCGGATCAGACTCGCCTTCAGGTTGAGCTCGCCGGCCAGCTCCTCCTGGGTGAGGCCGCGTTCCTCGCGCGCCTCGCGGATCCGCTGGTCGTAGTCCTGTGCCAGCTCGTCCATCTCGTCGAACATGTCGTGTCGGGGACGGCTACTGGAGCTGCTGGAACTGCCGGAGCTGCTCCCGGAGCTGCCAGACGAAGAACTGCTCGTCGAGTACTTCGTCGAGGTCGAGGAGCTGTCCTCCGTCGTGACCTCGGTCCCGAAGTCGGTACATTCGTCGCAGACGTCGAGCTCGGCACCCTCGATCTTCACTCGATTCGGTGAAGCGACGTCCTTCCCGCACATCTCACACTGAACCATACGCACGGCTTCGATGTGGCGAGGCATAAATGGTGTGGCACCGGGCCACGGCTCCCCGTGCCCGCCAGTCCCGAGCGACTGTCCCCGTCGAGACGGACCGTCCGTATCAGTCCAGCGCCCGCATCGCGTAGTAGAACCGCTGGAGCGCCGTCAGGTGGCCCACGACCGCGAAGACGACCAGCAGCCAGCCGACGACGGTGAGCCCCTGGACGGGCCGAGTGAGGACGGCCGCGACCGCGCCCGCGACGCCGATCAGCGCCAGCCGGTCCGCGCGACCGAGCAGGCCGCCGTACACCCGGTCGAGGTCGACTGCCTGTGCCTGTGTGCCGAGGTAGGAGGTCATCAGGACGCCGGTGACGGCCGCGAGTCCGAGGTCGTACCGACCGATTCCGGCCGCGAGGCCGACCAGCATGACGATGTCGGCGTACCGGTCGAGCACGTGATCCAGCAGATCACCGCCGGAGGAGGCGACCGACAGCTCTCTGGCCAGCGCGCCGTCGACGAGGTCGAGCCAGCCGTTGGCGAACACCAGCACGGCACCGACGGCGTACAGTCGGGGTCGAGTCCCCGCCAGGAAGAACGCACCGCCGGCCGCGGCCGCGAGGGCGAACGCGACGACGCTGACGCCGTTGGGGCTCACGCCCAGCCGTTTTGCGACCGTCACGAAGGGGCCAAGCGCCCGGTCGGCCAGCGGGCGGAACTGATCCAGCGTCATAGCCACTCGACGAACGAGACGGTGCCGGCGCTCGGCTCTCGCTCACCGTCGACGACGGCCTCGATCTCTTCGGCGACCGACGCCCTCGATCGGTCCGTCGTGTCGATCTCGTAGACGGAGTCGGTGCCGTGAGATTCGACGGCTTCGGTGAGGATCACGTCGAGCGCCTCGCTCTCCGCGTTCTCGGCGATCGAGGCGTCGCTCTCGTCTCGGTCGGCGAGGCGCTCTTCGATCGTCTCCGGATGGGCCCGCAACACGATCACGCGATCCGCGTCGAAGTGGTGCGCGAGGTGAGACTCGATCAGTACGTCGTCGCGGCCGTCGAGCCACGACTCGATCGCTTCGAAGTCGGCCACGACGCTGTCGCGGTCCTCGTCGACGCCGTCGTCCAGCCCCTCGCGCTTGATGGCGTCGTTGAGGTGGATCACGTCGAGCTCCGTCGCCAGCCGCTCGGTCGCCGTCGTCTTCCCGGTGCCCGGCGTCCCGGTGACCGCGACGCGCATCAGTCGAGCACCCCGTTGACGACCTCGACGGCCGTCTTCGTGTCCTCGCGCGTGCCACAGGTGATCCGAACGCACTCGGGCAGGCCGAAGCTGCCACAGTCCCGGACGATGACGCCGTCGCGCTGGGCCGCGTCGGCGACGGCCTCGGCGTCGCCCACCTCCGCGAGCACGAAGTTCCCCCCGCTCTCCCAGGTCGGTGCGTCGAGGTGCTCGTGGTAGTACTCGCGGGCCCACTGGGCGGTCTCGACGGTCTTCTCGACGTGTTCGTCGTCGTCAAGTGCGGCCAGTCCGGCCCGACAGGCCAGTTCGCTGGCCGCAAACGGCGTGTTGATGCGCGCGTAGGCGTCGGCCCACTCCTCCGGGACGAAGCCGTAGCCGAGACGAACACCGGCGAGTCCGTACGCCTTCGAGAAGGTCCGCAGGATGGCCACGTCGTCGCGCTCGTCGACGAGTGCGCGCGCGCTGGTCGCGTCGGTGAACTCGCCGTAGGCCTCGTCGACGAGGACGAGCGTCTCCTCGTCGGTCCGGTCTGCGATCTCGGCCACGTCGTCGTTTCCGATCTCCGTCCCGGTCGGATTGTGGGGGCTGGTGAGATAGACGATCCGCTCGCCGTCGTAGGCCTCGAGGACCGTCTCGGCCGTCTGCTCGAAGTCGTCGGCCTTCGAGAGGGTGTACTCCCGGATCGTGCCGTGGTGGAACCGCGCGCTCATCGGGTAGTAGGCAAACCCCGGCGCGGGGACGAGGACCGCGTCGCCGGGCTCCAGCATCGCGCGGGCGAAGTAGTCGAGGACGCCGTCGCCGCCGTTGCCCAGCCAGACCTGTTCCGGGGCGAGCCCCCAGCGGTCGGCGAGGCGATCGACGAGGTCCGCGTGGGAGGCTTTCGGGTACGAGTGCATCTGTTCGGCCGACGACTGGATCGCTTCGACGGCGGCCGGGCTCGGACCGTACATGTTCTCGTTCGACGCGAGCTTCACGAGGTCGTCCGGGTCCAGGTCGAGTTCCCGGGCGACCTCTTCGATCCCTCGTCCGGCACGGTAGACGCCGTGGGCCGAGAGGTCCCGTGGTTGCATGGTCGATGCAAGCGGACGGGAGGGCTTAAGCGTGCTCACTGTGGGCGGTGTGGCGCGATTACAGCAGTTGATAGCGCGGGGGAAAACAATATGATACGGGCACCGCTCCTGTGAATCGATGCCGTTACTCATCGACGTTCGGAAGCTGTCGATCATCAACCAGCTGATAAAGAGCGGGGCCGAGAACGTGACGGCCTCGCTGGAGACGCTGGCCGGCGTCGAAGCGACCGTCGAGATCAAGAGCCTCTCGTTCGTCGAACCGTCCGACATCCCCGCCGAGATGGGTGACGGCGAGATTTACGGGGCCCGCGTCAGGCTCACCGAGCCGCCCTACGGCGTCTTTCTGATGACCTTCTCTCCGGCGACGGCGGCCGAGGTCGCCAGCCTGCTCACGAACACGTCGACGGAAGACGGCTTCAACCAGCTCCACGAGAGCGCGCTGTCGGAGATGTGTAACGTCCTCACGTCGGGCTTTATCGACGGCATCGCGAACACGCTGGAGACGACGATCGACTTCGCCACGCCACAGCTGGAGCGCGATCAGGCGACGGCGATCGCCGACGACGCGCTGACCCACGTCAGGCGCGACTCGATGTCGATCGTACTGGACTCGATCGTCGACATCGCCGACTCCGACGTGGCGTTCAAGCTTCGGATCTTCCTCGTTCCGGATCCGGGCTCGTTCGTCCACGTGATCGATCAGCTGGAACTCGACCGGTCGACGAGCGAGCCGACGCGGTCGAAGGCCCACGAGGTCGAAGAGCTCGACATGACGGCCGAGGACCCGGTCGACTTCGGCGAGTAATCCCCACTGTTTGATTACGGTCGAGTCCCGACGGCAATCCATGAGCGAGCTACTGGCTGGTATCTACGCCGTCCACATGACGTTCGCCGCTCTGTGGACGGGGAGTGTCGTGTTCGTCGCAATCGCCGTCCTGCCGACCGCGATGGACGGCGAGGGATCGCCCGCGCCGCTGTCGACGATGATCGGGAAACTGAAGCTCATCTCGCGGACCAGCGCCCTCTTGCTCTTCCTCACGGGCGGGCACCTCGCGGCGACTCAGTACGGAGCCAGCGGGCTCACTGGGACGTTCCGTGGCTACCTCGTCGTCGCCATGCTGGTCCTCTGGTTCGTGCTGGCCGGCCTCGTCGAGGTCGGGTCGAGCAAGCTCACGGACGGATTCGACCAGCAGAAGCTCAGAGAGCCGGCGCGCAACGCCCGACCGTTCTTCCTGGGGGCGACGGTCGTCGCCGTCCTCCTGTTGCTCGACGCGGGCATCATCCTCGGGATCTGATCACAGCCGTTCGTCGAGTTCGTCGCCACACCGAAGCGCCAGCGCCGCGATCGTCAGCGTCGGGTTCATCGAGCCCGCAGTCGGGAACACGCTCGACGACGCGATCCAGCAGTTGTCCAGGTCGTGGGTCCGGAGGTCGGGATCGACGACGCTCGCTGCCGGGTCGGTCCCCATCCGCGTCGTCCCCATGTGGTGGGCGGCGGGACCGGTCGAGTCCGGCCCCGCAGTCCAGCCGATGTCGACGCCGAGCTCCGAGAGGACGGCGTGTTGGATGCGGTTCGCCCGCTCGATCGTTCGGAGCACGCGCTCACCCCACGACCAGTGGATCTCCGGGACCGGATTGCCGTGGTCGTCGGTCGTCGACGGGTCGAGCGTGATCCGGTTCTCGGCCCGCGGGGGCTGGCCGACGAGCCCCCCCATCGCGACGTGGTTCCCGTAGCCCGCCCGGAGGTCGTCGAGCAGGTCGTCACCCCACGTCTCGGCGTCTAGCGCCATCTCGACGGGCGACGGGCCGGCGTAGTTGAGAAACTCCAGTTTGATCGGCGACAGCGGGCCGTCGGCGGCCGGCACCACCGTCTCGCCGTCTCTGGTGACCGCCTGTCCGGGCTCGTCGTAGAACTGGTGGCTCTCGCTGGTGAGGAAACCGACGTGGTTCTGGCGGGTCGGCTCGTCGATCGTCCCGCCGGCCCCGGCAAAGAGGTGCTCCATGAAGTACCGGCCGACCGCGCCCGAACTGTTCGCCAGCCCGTCGGGATGGTCGGGCGAGCGAGACAGCAAGAGGAGCCGCGGAATCTCGATCCCGCCGGCCGCCAGCACGAACTGGCGAGCCCGCTGGCGGTGTTCGGTCCCGTCCGGCGTCGCGTACACCGCGGCGTCGATCCGACGGGAATCGTCACCGGTCTCCAGTCGCTGGACCGGCGCGCGGTCGACGACTCGGGCACCCGCGCGCTCGGCCTTCTGGACGTGAGTGTCGGCGCTGTACTTCGCGCCGGAGGGACAGACCGGCTGACAGGTACCGTAGCCGACGCAGGTCGATCTGTCGTCGTAGGGCTCGCTGTTGCGGGCGTTGGGCACGCTGTGGGTCGTGATACCGAGCCGCTCGCAGGCGGGTGCAAACAGCGAGTCGCTGTACGACGGCTCGAACGCCGACATGGGGAATGGCGTTCGCCGTGGCGGTCCGAAGGGGTTGTCAGACGCCCCCGCGACGCCCAGCGCCGACTCCGCCTCGGCGTAGTAGGGTCGGAGTTCCTCGTAGCCGATCGGCCAGCCCGGATCGTCGTTCGGGTGCTCACCGGCGAAGTCTGTCGGATGGAGCCGCGGGACCATCCCCTGCCAGTGAAGCGTCGATCCGCCGACACCCTTGACGCGGTTGGCGTTCAGCGGGTAGAACTGCTCGCCGCCCGTCGAGTACTCGTCGCGCTCGCCGCCCATCCCCCAGATCGACAGGTCGTCGTGGGCCGGCCGGATCGACCGCTCCATCTGCTCGGGCCGCGCGTCGAAGTCGAACCGCGGCCCCGCCTCCAGTACGACCACGTCGTGGCCGGCGCTGGCGAGCCGATGGGCCACGAGCGCGCCGGCCGGCCCCGCACCGACGACGCACACGTCCTGTCTGGGTGACGGCGTGCGCGACTGCACGCGCGAGAATTAGGCAATCCTAAACTTATGGGTTGTCATCCGGCCCGCACTTCGAGAGTCGGGCCCGAGACCATGGTATGGACGTGTTGCCCACCGGCGCGAGTGCAACGGGTGCACGGCGAACGTCCTCCGGGCGGCCCGCGACGCTGGTGTCGAACTGATCGTCTACGCCGCCTCGAACCACGCACAGGAGATGTACGAACTCGACAACGCGCCTGCGATCTACGACTGCGACTTGGTGGCCGATCACACTGAACCCGTTCGGCCCGAACTGTACGACGACGGGCGTGTTCTGGAGCGGTCACGAGTTCGACCACTGGCGACGAGAGTATGAGAACCGTCGTAGCTCACTCCAGCAGTGTGGAAGCCGCTACGCTCGTGAGAACATACCGGAAGTCGGTCGGGAAGAGACAGGCCGGTTCAAGATGATGCTTCATACGGACGGTTGTAGTTGCTTACGCGTAGCGGTCCGCGAACGCCCACTCGCGACGCAGGAGTGCTTCGACGCCGTGGTCCAGCATCGCCTCACCGAGCGAGCTTACGCGGTAGTAGGAGTAGAGACCGTCACGGTCGGGTGCGGATCGCTTTCGGTTCCAGACGAGCCCCACGTCGACGAGGGTGTCGAGATGGTAGTGGAGCGTGTTCGTCTCGATGTCGAGGACCTCAGCGAGCTGGCTCGCGCTCAGGTCGCCGTTGCGCGCCAGCGTCCGGAGGACCTGAAACCGAGTCTCGTTACCGATGGCACGCTGCATCGCCAGGTACTCCGACAGGTCGAGCACGCTGTCGTCGGGGAGCAACGGCTCCGGAGGCTCGGCCCCGCCAGTGTCGTTAGTCGCGTCCGCCATACCCGTTTGTACGGCACGACAGCACATAGTCGTTACTGAGTCAGTATTTACTGAAAACAGCCGTTTTTATATGTGTTGGCGGACACACAGAGCTATGCGCAATCGGCTGCTGGACACCCTCTCGCCCGTTCGATACCGACGCTTTCTGGTGTACGTGATGGGGCCGTACAAAGCGTTCGGAGTCGACGACGTCGTCGACGACGCGGGCCCCTTTCTGGAGTGGGACGAGGACGTAGGCGGCGAGTACGACGAGGAGGACGTGCAAGCGCTGCTCG
It encodes the following:
- a CDS encoding chemotaxis protein CheC: MPLLIDVRKLSIINQLIKSGAENVTASLETLAGVEATVEIKSLSFVEPSDIPAEMGDGEIYGARVRLTEPPYGVFLMTFSPATAAEVASLLTNTSTEDGFNQLHESALSEMCNVLTSGFIDGIANTLETTIDFATPQLERDQATAIADDALTHVRRDSMSIVLDSIVDIADSDVAFKLRIFLVPDPGSFVHVIDQLELDRSTSEPTRSKAHEVEELDMTAEDPVDFGE
- a CDS encoding multiprotein bridging factor aMBF1 — its product is MVQCEMCGKDVASPNRVKIEGAELDVCDECTDFGTEVTTEDSSSTSTKYSTSSSSSGSSGSSSGSSSSSSSRPRHDMFDEMDELAQDYDQRIREAREERGLTQEELAGELNLKASLIRKLEHGDTLPSDDVQTTLERELDISLSAGSTDADEEWSGGSSSGEYTLGDVVKRKD
- the hisC gene encoding histidinol-phosphate transaminase codes for the protein MQPRDLSAHGVYRAGRGIEEVARELDLDPDDLVKLASNENMYGPSPAAVEAIQSSAEQMHSYPKASHADLVDRLADRWGLAPEQVWLGNGGDGVLDYFARAMLEPGDAVLVPAPGFAYYPMSARFHHGTIREYTLSKADDFEQTAETVLEAYDGERIVYLTSPHNPTGTEIGNDDVAEIADRTDEETLVLVDEAYGEFTDATSARALVDERDDVAILRTFSKAYGLAGVRLGYGFVPEEWADAYARINTPFAASELACRAGLAALDDDEHVEKTVETAQWAREYYHEHLDAPTWESGGNFVLAEVGDAEAVADAAQRDGVIVRDCGSFGLPECVRITCGTREDTKTAVEVVNGVLD
- a CDS encoding CDP-alcohol phosphatidyltransferase family protein, which encodes MTLDQFRPLADRALGPFVTVAKRLGVSPNGVSVVAFALAAAAGGAFFLAGTRPRLYAVGAVLVFANGWLDLVDGALARELSVASSGGDLLDHVLDRYADIVMLVGLAAGIGRYDLGLAAVTGVLMTSYLGTQAQAVDLDRVYGGLLGRADRLALIGVAGAVAAVLTRPVQGLTVVGWLLVVFAVVGHLTALQRFYYAMRALD
- a CDS encoding adenylate kinase family protein, coding for MRVAVTGTPGTGKTTATERLATELDVIHLNDAIKREGLDDGVDEDRDSVVADFEAIESWLDGRDDVLIESHLAHHFDADRVIVLRAHPETIEERLADRDESDASIAENAESEALDVILTEAVESHGTDSVYEIDTTDRSRASVAEEIEAVVDGEREPSAGTVSFVEWL
- a CDS encoding ArsR/SmtB family transcription factor; its protein translation is MADATNDTGGAEPPEPLLPDDSVLDLSEYLAMQRAIGNETRFQVLRTLARNGDLSASQLAEVLDIETNTLHYHLDTLVDVGLVWNRKRSAPDRDGLYSYYRVSSLGEAMLDHGVEALLRREWAFADRYA
- a CDS encoding GMC family oxidoreductase, coding for MQSRTPSPRQDVCVVGAGPAGALVAHRLASAGHDVVVLEAGPRFDFDARPEQMERSIRPAHDDLSIWGMGGERDEYSTGGEQFYPLNANRVKGVGGSTLHWQGMVPRLHPTDFAGEHPNDDPGWPIGYEELRPYYAEAESALGVAGASDNPFGPPRRTPFPMSAFEPSYSDSLFAPACERLGITTHSVPNARNSEPYDDRSTCVGYGTCQPVCPSGAKYSADTHVQKAERAGARVVDRAPVQRLETGDDSRRIDAAVYATPDGTEHRQRARQFVLAAGGIEIPRLLLLSRSPDHPDGLANSSGAVGRYFMEHLFAGAGGTIDEPTRQNHVGFLTSESHQFYDEPGQAVTRDGETVVPAADGPLSPIKLEFLNYAGPSPVEMALDAETWGDDLLDDLRAGYGNHVAMGGLVGQPPRAENRITLDPSTTDDHGNPVPEIHWSWGERVLRTIERANRIQHAVLSELGVDIGWTAGPDSTGPAAHHMGTTRMGTDPAASVVDPDLRTHDLDNCWIASSSVFPTAGSMNPTLTIAALALRCGDELDERL